A genome region from Tenebrio molitor chromosome 4, icTenMoli1.1, whole genome shotgun sequence includes the following:
- the Flo2 gene encoding flotillin-2 isoform X2, whose translation MQLSRGTLTVEEVYRDRDQFAALVREVAAPDVGRMGIEILSFTIKDVYDEVQYLTSLGKAQTAMVKRDADAGVAEANRDAGIREAECQKSAMDVKYSTDTKIEDNSRMFKLQKANFNQEINTAKAEAQLAYELQAAKIRQKIRNEEIQIDVVERKKQIEVEAQEVLRKERELNATVRLPAEAESYRVQMIAEGKRTQTVQNAIADSEKIKLLGTAEAAAISCVGKADAERMRQKAAVYKQYGDAAIMSIVLEALPKIAAEVAAPLAKTEEIVLIGGPDNTTAEITRLVGQIPPAVNALTGVNLSKVLGKIPGASTQPVTAAV comes from the exons gaACTCTTACAGTAGAAGAAGTGTATCGCGATCGGGACCAATTTGCGGCCCTGGTCCGGGAAGTGGCAGCCCCGGATGTGGGCAGGATGGGGATCGAGATCCTGTCCTTCACAATAAAGGACGTTTATGACGAAGTCCAATATCTCACGTCATTGGGCAAGGCCCAGACGGCCATGGTGAAGCGTGACGCCGACGCCGGCGTCGCCGAAGCCAACCGCGACGCTGGCATTCGCGAAGCCGAATGCCAAAAGTCCGCCATGGACGTCAAATATTCGACCGACACCAAGATCGAAGATAATTCGAGGATGTTCAAGCTGCAAAAAGCTAACTTCAATCAAGAAATCAACACTGCC AAAGCTGAAGCACAACTGGCTTACGAATTACAAGCAGCGAAAATTCGCCAGAAAATACGTAACGAAGAAATACAAATCGATGTTGTGGAAAGGAAGAAGCAGATCGAAGTGGAGGCGCAAGAGGTTCTCAGGAAGGAAAGAGAGCTCAATGCGACAGTTCGTCTGCCGGCCGAAGCCGAAAGCTACAGGGTGCAAATGATTGCCGAAGGAAAACG CACTCAAACCGTTCAGAACGCCATAGCAGACAGCGAAAAGATAAAGCTATTGGGTACGGCCGAAGCCGCCGCAATTTCCTGCGTGGGAAAAGCTGACGCGGAGCGCATGAGACAAAAAGCCGCTGTCTACAAGCAATACGGAGATGCTGCCATTATGTCTATCGTTCTAGAGGCCTTACCTAAA ATCGCTGCAGAAGTGGCGGCACCGTTGGCCAAAACCGAGGAAATCGTCCTCATAGGAGGTCCCGACAACACCACTGCCGAAATAACTCGGCTGGTGGGACAAATTCCACCTGCCGTCAATGCCTTAACCGGGGTCAACCTCTCCAAAGTGCTTGGGAAGATTCCCGGTGCGTCAACGCAACCGGTCACGGCTGCCGTCTAA